DNA sequence from the Acidobacteriota bacterium genome:
GCCAGCAGCGTCAGTTCCTCGTCGCCGAGCGCGAGGCCCTTCCGCAGCACGCGACGGCCGTCGCCGTCGTAGACGTTGTGGCCGAGGATGGCGCCGTGAGCCTCGGTAAGCGGCGTCGCTTCGAACTTCATCGCTGGGCGTGAAACTACACCGTGACCACGGGGTGCCCCGGCGCTCCCACGGCGACGATAAACTCCAGCGCCCATGGCCTCCGAAAACTATGGCCGCATCGACGGGTGGCGCGACGAGCTGACCGAGTGGCGGCGCGACTTCCACCGGCATCCTGAGCTCGCCTTCGAGGAGGAACGGACGTCGCAGATCGTGACGGAACGGCTACGGTCGTTCGGCATCGAGGAGGTCCATCACGGCATCGCCAGGACCGGGGTCGTCGCGACGATCCGCGCCGGCAGTTCGGATCGCGCGGTGGCGCTGCGGGCCGACATGGACGCGCTGCCGATCCATGAACGGAACCAGTTCGGGCACTGCTCGACGTCGCCGGGGAAGATGCATGCCTGCGGGCACGACGGCCACACCGCGATGCTGCTGGGCGCTGCCCGCTACCTCGCGCAGACCCGGAACTTCGACGGCACGGTGCAGCTCATCTTCCAGCCGGCGGAGGAGAAGGACGGGGGCGCCGGCGTCATGGTGAGGGAAGGGCTATTCGAGCGCTTCCCGGCGGACAAGGTCTTCGGCCTGCACAACTTTCCGGGCGTGCCGACGGGCGCCTTCGCGACGAACAGCGGACCCTTCATGGCCGCGATCGACCAGTTCGAGATCGAGATCCGCGGCCGGGGAACGCACGGTGCCTGGCCGCACAGCGGCATCGACCCGATCGTCGCCGCGTCGCAGGTCGTGCTGGGACTTCAGACCCTGGTGTCCCGCAACGTGGATCCCCGCCGCCGGGCCGTCGTATCGGTGACGATGAGCCACGCGGGCGAAGCCTTCAATGTGATCCCCGAGACGGCGTATCTCGCCGGCGGCGTGCGCTCCTTCCTGCGCGAAGTGCAGGACACGCTCGAGCTGGGGCTGGAGCGCGTCGTCCACGGCATCTGCGCCGCGCACGGCGCCAGCGCCAAGGTCGACTACCAGCGCTACTACCCGGCGACGGTCAACGCGCTCCGGGAAACGGAGGAGATGGCAGCGGCCGCGCGCAGCATGGGCTGGGAGGTCGACGCGGAGATGGAGCCGCTGATGGGCTCCGACGACTTTGCGTTCCTGGCCGAGGAGCGGCCCGGCTCCTTCATGATGATCGGCAACGGCGACAGCGAGATGCTGCACACGCCGAGGTACGACTTCAACGACGAGTTGCTGACCATCGGCGCCAAGTACTGGGCGCGGCTGGCAGAAAGTCAGCTTTCCTAGCGCCGCTCGGAAACAAACCCGGCGGCTGGGGCGTATTCCCTGATGACGCGGGCGGTGGGCCGGGTGAACAGGCCCCGGTTTCTCAATACTCTCTCCAAGGAGCTGGTCGCCGCCCGCGCTGCCCCCCAAAAAGGACCTGAAAGAAAGCCATGAAACTCGCCCATACCCACAGGATCTCGGCCGCTCAGGCCCTCGCGGCGATGATCCTCCTGTTTCTCCCCATCGTGGCGGGCTGCGCGTTCGACAGCGGTGTGGCCGGTGAGCCGCCGACATCGGAGGCCGCGACCGCGGACGCCGACGACGCGGTGCCCGTCGCCGCGCTGCCGCTGTTCCGCGGCCGGATCGAGTCCGTGCTCCGGTTCTCGACGAATCTCGAGGCCGAGAGCCGGGTCGACGTCCTGGCCGAGGCCGAGCGGCACGTGACGGACCTTCTCGTCGAGGAGGGCGACACGGTCCGCTCCGGCCAGACCCTGCTGCTGCTCGAGGACGAGGCCCAGCGCACGGCCCTCAAACGGGTCGAGAGCCAGCTCGCGCGCTCGCGCCTGGAGTACGAGCGCCAGAATCGTCTCTTCGAGCAGGACCTGATCAGCGAGCAGGCGTACAACCAGGCGCGCTACGACATGGAGCAACTCGAGCTCGCCCTCGAGGACGCCGAGCGGGAGTTGGGCTATGCGACGGTTACAGCGCCGATCTCGGGCGTCGTCACGGAGCGGCTCATCAACGTGGGCGACCACGTCGAGACCCACGCCAAGCTGTTTGAGATCGTGGACTTCGACTCGATCGTTGCCCGGGTGTTCGTGCCGGAGCGGCAGTTGGCGGGTCTGTTCGTCGGCCAGCCGGCTCGCGTGATGGCCCAGTCTCTGGCGGGTTCGCGAGAGGCCGCGATCGAACGCGTCTCGCCCGTAGTCGATCCCCAGAGCGGCACGGTCAAGGTCACGCTCGGCATCCCTGGCAGCCAGGGCCTGCTTCCCGGCATGTACGTCGAGGTCGATCTGGTGGCCGCGGTCGAGGAGGACGCCCTGCTGGCGCCGAAGCGGGCGCTGGTCTACGACCAGGAACAGGTGTTCGTGTTCCGGGTAGTGGAGGGGGCCGACGGCCCGCGCGCCGAACGCCTGCTGGTGAGCATCCTGATCGAGAGCGAGGATGTCGTTCAACTGGCCGGCGACCTCGCCGACGGCGAGCGTCTGATCGTGGCCGGGCAGGCGGGACTGAAGGACGGCGCCCGGGTGCGGTTGCTCGATCCGGCCGAGGCGCTCGGCTCAGCGGCTGAACTGGGCGCGGCTTCGGTGCCGACGTACCAGCCCGTGAGCTGATCGGTCAACCCACAGAACGAGAGGAGCGGCGCATGAAAGGCGGCCGGCCAGCACGGGCTGCGAGGTCCTTCCTCACTCACCGCCCGGTCGCGGTGTCCATGGTCTTCCTGGCGGCGGTCGTGTTCGGCCTGCTGTCGTACCAGCGGCTCCCGGT
Encoded proteins:
- a CDS encoding M20 family metallopeptidase, which encodes MASENYGRIDGWRDELTEWRRDFHRHPELAFEEERTSQIVTERLRSFGIEEVHHGIARTGVVATIRAGSSDRAVALRADMDALPIHERNQFGHCSTSPGKMHACGHDGHTAMLLGAARYLAQTRNFDGTVQLIFQPAEEKDGGAGVMVREGLFERFPADKVFGLHNFPGVPTGAFATNSGPFMAAIDQFEIEIRGRGTHGAWPHSGIDPIVAASQVVLGLQTLVSRNVDPRRRAVVSVTMSHAGEAFNVIPETAYLAGGVRSFLREVQDTLELGLERVVHGICAAHGASAKVDYQRYYPATVNALRETEEMAAAARSMGWEVDAEMEPLMGSDDFAFLAEERPGSFMMIGNGDSEMLHTPRYDFNDELLTIGAKYWARLAESQLS
- a CDS encoding efflux RND transporter periplasmic adaptor subunit, giving the protein MKLAHTHRISAAQALAAMILLFLPIVAGCAFDSGVAGEPPTSEAATADADDAVPVAALPLFRGRIESVLRFSTNLEAESRVDVLAEAERHVTDLLVEEGDTVRSGQTLLLLEDEAQRTALKRVESQLARSRLEYERQNRLFEQDLISEQAYNQARYDMEQLELALEDAERELGYATVTAPISGVVTERLINVGDHVETHAKLFEIVDFDSIVARVFVPERQLAGLFVGQPARVMAQSLAGSREAAIERVSPVVDPQSGTVKVTLGIPGSQGLLPGMYVEVDLVAAVEEDALLAPKRALVYDQEQVFVFRVVEGADGPRAERLLVSILIESEDVVQLAGDLADGERLIVAGQAGLKDGARVRLLDPAEALGSAAELGAASVPTYQPVS